In a genomic window of Alteromonas gilva:
- a CDS encoding insulinase family protein, translating to MNIIQDLNSTESLVLDNGLRVLVIHKPDIDSCCVSVSVKAGHFFDPQECPGLAHLLEHMLFMGNKHHPKPNGVNELVEQAGGAINAWTGTEFTNYHFQAQAQALPQLLPAFAAMLYAPLFETAKIAAEIRSIDAEFKYKRKDDLRRLYQIHKETANPDHPFTKFSVGNEEIFSRFSLAELQTLLRQFHTGHYCAKNLTMCIYSPFSAAQVAAWLTDSFGQISPGEAATIDLPALYTTEQLGVQINIKPLQAARRLIVTFALPALQLEIDTKPLDFISHVLGDEGSGSLFAYLKAKGWVTNLIAGSGIEGQTFKDFNINLQLTESGLNYQDDIVNAIFYALQLLLSACDETWRLQEKAKLNQLARQYDDSHKPLQAISDLAELHQYFDWQDIASACQREALTQQSLAQALTHFTPQNLRLKVIAPEIQTNKQCAYYDAEYAMQPISEAKLVSWQQPRPVKAIYLPPANPFIGDSYSLSKPEQKFALPQPVVATKGMDFWFCQDHQFALPKGDIFVSFDVPALAQNIHQVAAKRLWLAAVNDYLQGQFYRAEIAGLHYRIYGHQGGFSLHTRGFSAQQGQLVNRLIAAIGDFSPDPQTFHQVQQVQCQSLHNSLLNKPINRLFSRLSVLIQRNTHAPIDMLDAVAQCQFDDIKVVRDRAFDYYHIDGLIHGNWSSGAANRIIESIRAQTPSAIAPPLPRPVANLPLGKTLYHEVVCEHDDAAIVLFLQAPSNDVWDVAMCMVLEQMLAGAFFNTLRTEKQLGYIVGTGYVTHNQHPGIAFYIQSPNNSPQVLLEHITAFLHQQTSEKPFYENYWPHIQRNLLKQLQDADLNQSMRSQRIWQSLGANDPTLNHNLMIASTIETMQFTDIERYANDMSINQSFKQLVLSAPGKFPSISASPEASIANIADFKSKVEFYL from the coding sequence TTGAATATAATCCAGGACTTAAACAGTACTGAATCACTTGTTCTCGACAACGGTCTACGGGTACTCGTCATTCACAAACCAGACATCGACAGCTGTTGTGTGTCTGTAAGCGTAAAAGCAGGCCATTTTTTTGATCCTCAGGAATGCCCTGGGCTCGCCCATCTGTTAGAACACATGTTGTTCATGGGTAATAAACACCATCCTAAGCCAAATGGGGTCAATGAGCTGGTTGAACAAGCTGGTGGCGCAATAAATGCCTGGACCGGCACCGAGTTTACCAATTATCACTTTCAGGCTCAGGCTCAGGCCCTCCCCCAGCTATTACCGGCGTTTGCCGCGATGTTATATGCGCCCCTGTTTGAGACTGCGAAAATCGCCGCCGAGATCCGCTCTATTGATGCTGAGTTTAAATATAAGCGCAAAGATGATTTACGGCGCCTGTACCAAATACACAAAGAAACCGCTAACCCTGACCACCCATTTACTAAGTTTTCAGTAGGCAACGAAGAGATTTTCAGCCGTTTTAGCTTAGCTGAGCTGCAAACCTTGCTCAGGCAGTTTCATACCGGGCATTATTGCGCCAAAAATTTGACGATGTGTATTTATTCGCCTTTCAGCGCTGCGCAAGTGGCGGCATGGCTCACCGACAGTTTTGGTCAGATATCACCTGGTGAAGCAGCAACCATTGATTTGCCTGCGCTTTATACAACTGAGCAATTGGGCGTACAAATTAATATCAAACCTCTGCAGGCTGCCCGTCGCTTAATTGTGACCTTTGCCTTGCCAGCATTACAGCTCGAAATCGACACCAAACCACTGGATTTTATAAGTCATGTGTTGGGAGACGAGGGGTCAGGGAGTTTGTTTGCCTACCTGAAAGCGAAAGGCTGGGTGACTAATTTGATCGCGGGCTCAGGTATCGAAGGACAAACCTTTAAAGATTTCAATATTAATTTACAACTGACCGAGTCCGGCCTGAACTATCAGGATGACATTGTAAATGCCATTTTTTATGCGTTACAACTGCTTCTCAGTGCCTGTGACGAAACCTGGCGCTTACAGGAAAAAGCGAAGCTCAATCAATTAGCCCGCCAGTATGATGACTCCCATAAGCCGTTACAGGCCATCAGTGACCTCGCTGAGTTACACCAGTATTTTGACTGGCAGGATATTGCCAGCGCCTGTCAGCGCGAAGCCCTGACCCAACAAAGCTTAGCACAGGCACTCACTCACTTTACGCCGCAGAACCTTCGGCTCAAAGTCATTGCACCGGAAATACAAACCAATAAGCAGTGCGCTTATTATGATGCTGAATATGCAATGCAGCCCATAAGCGAAGCAAAGCTGGTCAGTTGGCAACAGCCCAGGCCAGTTAAGGCAATCTATTTACCTCCGGCCAATCCGTTTATTGGTGATAGTTACAGTTTAAGTAAACCGGAGCAAAAGTTCGCCCTGCCTCAGCCTGTTGTCGCCACCAAAGGCATGGACTTCTGGTTTTGTCAGGATCATCAGTTCGCCTTACCTAAGGGCGATATTTTTGTCTCTTTTGACGTACCGGCGCTGGCTCAGAATATTCACCAGGTTGCCGCCAAACGCTTATGGTTAGCGGCAGTTAACGACTACCTGCAGGGTCAGTTTTATCGTGCCGAAATTGCTGGCTTACACTACCGTATCTATGGCCATCAGGGCGGATTCAGTTTACATACCCGGGGGTTCAGTGCCCAACAAGGGCAGTTAGTTAACCGCCTGATTGCCGCTATTGGGGATTTTTCACCCGACCCGCAGACCTTTCATCAGGTCCAGCAGGTACAGTGTCAGAGCCTGCATAATTCGCTGTTGAACAAGCCTATCAACCGCCTGTTCTCACGTCTCAGCGTGTTAATACAGCGCAATACGCATGCGCCTATCGATATGCTCGATGCCGTAGCGCAGTGCCAGTTTGACGATATAAAAGTCGTGCGTGATCGGGCATTTGATTATTACCATATTGACGGGCTTATTCACGGCAACTGGTCTTCCGGTGCTGCCAACCGCATCATTGAGTCAATCCGCGCGCAAACACCCAGCGCCATTGCGCCTCCGCTGCCACGCCCGGTGGCAAATTTACCCTTGGGTAAAACGCTGTATCACGAGGTGGTTTGTGAACACGATGATGCTGCGATAGTGCTGTTTTTACAGGCACCCAGTAATGATGTATGGGATGTCGCCATGTGCATGGTATTGGAGCAGATGCTGGCCGGGGCTTTTTTCAATACGTTGCGAACAGAGAAACAACTCGGCTATATCGTCGGCACGGGTTATGTCACCCATAACCAGCATCCCGGTATCGCATTTTACATTCAAAGCCCGAACAACTCTCCGCAGGTGTTATTAGAACACATTACGGCATTTTTACATCAGCAAACCAGCGAAAAGCCATTCTATGAAAACTACTGGCCACATATTCAACGCAACTTATTAAAGCAACTACAGGATGCCGATTTGAATCAGTCGATGCGTTCGCAGCGAATATGGCAAAGTCTGGGGGCAAACGACCCTACCCTTAACCATAACTTAATGATTGCCAGCACCATCGAGACTATGCAATTTACCGATATTGAACGATACGCCAATGATATGAGCATAAATCAAAGCTTTAAACAGTTAGTGCTGTCTGCACCAGGCAAATTCCCGTCAATATCAGCTTCGCCCGAGGCGAGCATCGCCAATATTGCTGACTTTAAATCGAAAGTTGAGTTTTACCTTTGA